Proteins found in one Helicobacter sp. NHP19-003 genomic segment:
- a CDS encoding DUF2156 domain-containing protein → MEFNPLNLAQRNTLDSALKADNFIVGDVNFTNLYLWQNAREIRLAFAGGCVVIKTTYPNQAPFYFYPIGGGDKRAVLEQLINHAKAQREVLEFRALQSEHKNELERLFPNAFSYEAQRDRFDYVYSVAELINLQGKKFHKKKNHLNAFLKLYPNYSYEPISLLNIPELKLALQEWHKLDDPQDLGLKHEHGGILSVLAIYESLPLLGGVIKIDGRIVAMSFGEKLNPTMALIHIEKADPSVRGGYQMINQQLLKHAFTDCVHVNREEDLGIEGLRQAKMGYNPVFLVEKHHARLV, encoded by the coding sequence GTGGAGTTTAACCCTCTAAATTTGGCGCAAAGAAACACCCTAGATTCTGCCCTGAAGGCGGATAATTTCATCGTGGGCGATGTTAACTTTACAAATTTATATCTGTGGCAAAACGCTAGAGAGATTCGCCTAGCCTTTGCGGGGGGCTGTGTGGTGATCAAAACCACTTACCCCAACCAAGCTCCCTTTTATTTTTACCCCATAGGCGGAGGGGATAAAAGGGCGGTGTTAGAGCAACTCATCAACCACGCAAAGGCGCAAAGGGAAGTTTTGGAGTTTAGAGCCTTGCAAAGCGAGCACAAAAACGAGCTGGAGCGGCTTTTCCCCAACGCCTTTAGCTATGAAGCCCAAAGGGATCGCTTTGACTATGTCTACAGCGTAGCCGAGCTCATCAATTTGCAGGGCAAGAAGTTTCATAAAAAGAAAAACCACCTAAATGCTTTTTTAAAGCTTTACCCCAATTACAGCTATGAGCCCATCAGCCTCTTAAATATTCCCGAGCTAAAACTTGCCCTACAAGAATGGCACAAGCTAGACGACCCGCAAGACTTGGGGCTAAAACACGAGCATGGCGGGATTTTGAGCGTGCTTGCAATTTATGAGAGCTTGCCCTTGTTAGGGGGGGTGATTAAGATTGATGGGCGCATTGTGGCGATGAGCTTTGGGGAGAAGTTGAACCCTACAATGGCACTCATCCACATTGAAAAGGCAGACCCGAGCGTGCGGGGGGGCTACCAAATGATTAACCAACAGCTCCTAAAACACGCCTTCACTGATTGCGTGCATGTGAATAGAGAGGAAGACCTAGGCATTGAAGGCTTAAGGCAGGCGAAAATGGGCTACAACCCCGTGTTTTTAGTGGAGAAACACCATGCCCGCTTGGTCTAA
- a CDS encoding SEL1-like repeat protein, whose product MLEDLSHLSLHLSDDALLDLFNQYNGDVCGTPHMVQEYLKAFEYFCKIARKENDFGYEFYALGKMYELGQGVAQDIEKAKGLYTEAIKNYQTYEEDGAPDGKHTQAMQDLEQWL is encoded by the coding sequence ATGCTAGAGGATTTATCCCATTTGTCTTTGCATTTGAGCGATGACGCTTTGCTCGATTTGTTTAACCAATACAATGGCGATGTGTGCGGCACGCCCCACATGGTGCAAGAATATTTGAAGGCGTTTGAGTACTTTTGCAAAATCGCTAGAAAAGAGAACGACTTTGGCTACGAGTTTTACGCTTTAGGCAAAATGTACGAGCTGGGGCAGGGTGTGGCGCAAGACATTGAAAAAGCCAAAGGGCTCTACACAGAGGCGATTAAAAACTACCAAACCTACGAAGAAGACGGCGCGCCCGATGGCAAGCACACCCAAGCCATGCAAGACTTGGAGCAATGGCTCTAA